Proteins encoded within one genomic window of Bombus vancouverensis nearcticus chromosome 4, iyBomVanc1_principal, whole genome shotgun sequence:
- the LOC117153147 gene encoding dynactin subunit 5, translated as MEPQDVYYSKAEYVETASGNKVSRHTVLCGSQNIVLHGKVIVQSDAIIRGDLANVRTGRYCIISKNAIIRPPFKKFSRGVAFFPLTMGDHVFVGERAVINAAIVGSYIYIGKNAVIGRRCVLKDCCYIEDGAVVPPETVVPSFTRFAGNPAKCVEDLPECTLDLMLEFTKNYYQHFLPSNV; from the exons ATGGAGCCCCAAGACGTTTACTACAGTAAGGCGGAATACGTAGAAACG GCATCCGGCAATAAAGTAAGCAGACACACTGTTCTGTGTGGTTCGCAGAATATCGTGTTGCACGGTAAGGTGATCGTACAGTCGGATGCTATTATCAGAGGCGATTTGGCAAACGTTAGGACGGGACGTTATTGTATTATCAGCAAGAACGCTATTATAAGGCCACCATTTAAGAAGTTCAGCAGAGG CGTTGCCTTCTTTCCTTTGACGATGGGAGATCACGTGTTCGTAGGAGAACGGGCGGTGATTAACGCAGCTATCGTCGGCTCTTACATATACATAGGAAAAAATGCAGTAATC GGGAGAAGGTGCGTCCTGAAAGACTGTTGCTACATCGAGGATGGAGCGGTGGTACCACCGGAGACCGTCGTACCCTCGTTTACCCGTTTCGCCGGCAACCCTGCCAAGTGCGTCGAAGATTTACCCGAGTGCACGCTCGACCTCATGCTGGAATTCACCAAAAATTACTATCAACACTTTTTGCCGTCCAACGTTTAA